A stretch of Argiope bruennichi chromosome 10, qqArgBrue1.1, whole genome shotgun sequence DNA encodes these proteins:
- the LOC129987688 gene encoding uncharacterized protein LOC129987688, with product MVGGAVGARIFVPFCMGFSDTSPRFPITEDTRFLILHTPKTFHKVSPFLVQKLITSFIGDVKSTKKLPSGDLLIETSSKAQIAAIQKLTILGDFPVEVTPHRTLNFSRGVISDTDLFDCSETELVQELRSQKVCAAHRIKIKRNGTLIPTKHVILTFSSPELPKFIRAGYVQSKVKPYVPNPLRCFKCQRFGHSQGTCRGSLRCAKCSADDHETSVCSSQALKCLNCSGPHPAYSRDCPKWKMEKEIQSLKVKRNITYAEARKFVLDRTPKPGLSYSGAMKSTLKCTGSQTEITDIITTNTCSCKHLAQESVKINNFQKTETSRNQASTSTKNSPPLSQSKDSEFSLARFPKKKRKKAKSPSAKRSDTEIPPKPPDIPTTSDSVLSICPSTSDISDVEMDQHFPNKSPPGGHT from the coding sequence atggtgggcggtgccgtcggagcTCGAATTTTTGTCCCTTTTTGCATGGGTTTTTCAGACACTTCGCCACGTTTTCCTATCACCGAAGATACTAGATTTCTAATCTTACACACACCAAAGACCTTTCATAAAGTTTCACCTTTTCTAGTTCAAAAATTGATCACTTCATTTATTGGTGATGTTAAATCTACAAAAAAACTTCCATCTGGGGATCTTTTAATTGAGACCTCATCAAAAGCTCAGATTGCTGCTATACAAAAATTAACAATACTTGGAGACTTCCCTGTAGAGGTAACTCCTCACAGGACGCTGAATTTTTCTCGAGGGGTCATCTCTGATACAGATCTTTTTGATTGTTCAGAGACTGAACTCGTTCAGGAATTACGTTCTCAAAAAGTTTGTGCAGCTCATCGTATTAAAATTAAACGCAACGGCACATTGATTCCTACAAAACATGTCATTCTGACCTTCAGTAGTCCAGAACTTCCGAAATTTATACGAGCTGGCTACGTACAATCTAAAGTTAAACCTTATGTTCCGAATCCTCTGCGCTGCTTCAAATGTCAGAGATTCGGACATTCACAGGGAACTTGCCGTGGCAGCCTTAGATGTGCTAAATGCTCAGCTGATGACCATGAAACGTCAGTTTGTAGCTCTCAAGCTTTGAAATGTTTAAACTGCTCTGGACCCCACCCTGCTTATTCTCGTGATTGTCCTAAATGGAAGATGGAGAAAGAAATCCAAAGCctgaaagttaaaagaaatatcaccTATGCAGAAGCGAGAAAGTTTGTTTTAGACAGGACACCTAAACCTGGCCTTTCTTATAGTGGAGCCatgaaatcaacattaaaatgtaCTGGCTCTCAGACAGAGATTACAGACATTATAACTACCAACACGTGTTCTTGTAAACATTTGGCTCAGGAATCAGTTAAGatcaataactttcaaaaaactGAAACCAGCCGAAATCAAGCTTCTACTTCGACAAAAAATTCTCCACCTCTTTCTCAATCCAaagattctgaattttctttggCTCGTTTCCCTAAGAAGAAACGCAAGAAAGCAAAATCTCCAAGTGCCAAAAGATCTGACACTGAGATCCCTCCTAAACCTCCAGATATCCCTACTACTTCAGATTCTGTTCTATCAATTTGTCCATCTACATCTGATATCTCTGATGTAGAAATGGATCAACATTTTCCTAATAAATCGCCCCCAGGAGGCCATACGTAG